One genomic window of Kiloniellales bacterium includes the following:
- a CDS encoding site-specific tyrosine recombinase XerD — translation MPGPGGRRRAAGEGAPYHPPPLVESFLEMMSAERGASGNTLAAYGKDLEAYGGFLARRGLALEAGGRDEIGSFLAEQHRGGLSPRTTARRLSTLRQFHRFLMREGVRADDPLDGLEAPRGGRPLPKILTEAEVDRLLAAVHRMKGPEGRRLAALVELLYATGLRISELVTLPLGAVARDPEVLLVRGKGGRERLVPLSPAAREAVKAYRAARAAFLAGRPDSPWLFPSRGAAGHLTRRRVGQLLKELALEAGLAPEKVSPHVLRHAFASHLLDHGADLRSVQQMLGHADISTTQIYTHVLNERLKALVREHHPLARAAGRGTGG, via the coding sequence ATGCCCGGACCCGGAGGCCGCCGGCGTGCCGCCGGCGAGGGCGCGCCCTACCACCCGCCGCCCCTGGTCGAATCCTTCCTCGAGATGATGTCCGCCGAGCGGGGCGCGTCGGGTAACACGCTCGCGGCCTACGGCAAGGACCTCGAGGCCTACGGCGGCTTCCTGGCGCGCCGCGGCCTCGCGCTCGAAGCGGGCGGCCGCGACGAGATCGGCAGTTTCCTGGCCGAACAGCATCGCGGCGGCCTCTCGCCCCGCACCACCGCGCGGCGCCTCTCGACGCTGCGCCAGTTTCACCGCTTCCTCATGCGCGAGGGCGTCAGAGCGGACGACCCGCTCGACGGGCTTGAGGCGCCGCGCGGCGGGCGGCCGCTGCCGAAGATCCTGACCGAGGCCGAGGTCGACCGCCTGCTGGCGGCGGTGCACCGGATGAAGGGGCCGGAAGGCCGCCGCCTGGCGGCCCTGGTCGAGCTGCTCTATGCCACGGGCCTGCGCATCTCGGAGCTGGTCACCCTTCCGCTCGGCGCCGTCGCGCGCGACCCCGAGGTGCTGCTGGTGCGCGGCAAGGGCGGCCGTGAGCGCCTAGTGCCCCTGAGCCCGGCGGCGCGCGAGGCGGTCAAGGCCTACCGCGCGGCGCGCGCCGCCTTCCTGGCCGGTCGTCCGGACTCGCCCTGGCTGTTCCCGTCGCGCGGTGCGGCGGGGCACCTGACCCGGCGCCGGGTCGGTCAGCTGCTGAAAGAGCTCGCCCTCGAAGCGGGGCTCGCGCCGGAGAAGGTCTCGCCCCACGTGCTGCGCCACGCCTTCGCGAGCCACCTGCTCGACCACGGCGCCGATCTGCGCTCGGTCCAGCAGATGCTCGGCCACGCCGACATCTCGACCACCCAGATCTACACCCACGTCCTGAACGAGCGGCTCAAGGCGCTGGTCCGCGAGCACCATCCCCTGGCGCGCGCGGCGGGCCGGGGAACCGGCGGCTGA